Below is a genomic region from Dama dama isolate Ldn47 chromosome 17, ASM3311817v1, whole genome shotgun sequence.
CTCCCTCAATCTGCCCTAGTCTAGCCCTATAGACTCAAATATGGATTACAAGTCAGAAGGAAGGCAGCACAAATCACCTCAAGAAGGCTGACTATATTGCATATCAACATTTATGTGCTCTTGCTGGACAAGAACTTTCTGAACTTCAACTAGGTGGGAAGCAATACTGCCAGTCCCTGGGTCATATACAAGGTGACTATTACTCCCAAGGACTTGCATTAATGGTTTTTATTGAAGGCATCAAAGTCTAGACTCACAATGAAGAAAGAATGTGTCCTCTGTCATCAAGACTCACTGTTGAGTTAACTTTCCAGTGACCAATGGCTTCTTTTTCCTACTCTTCCATGGAGTTTGAGGGCACCACAGATTTACTTACTGGCTATTAAAGTCTCCCCTCTCCCTCTTACACAGAGATTCACACCAGCCTCAATTATATCCTTTGGACTCAGACACTACTCCTGATAAGAAGTGAGAAAGAGGTAGTTAATATTTTCCATCATAAGAGCATGGTTCAAAGAAAGCAAGGACAAAAaaagatcaaagaaaaaaaaaaaaaaagaaaaccaagacagTGATAGCCTGAATGACTAATACCAGAAGAATGTTtccatgttcattcattcaactattGAGCATCTGCTATAGGCCAGTCATTATGGGCATAGACAGTGAGGTGCAGAAGATATGAGACATGATTCCCAGAGAGCTCATAGATTAATAGAGTATTTGTTGTTGAGAAACTGTTGACTCAGGTGTTTTAAACTCCAATCTAAGTGTGCTAAATGAGACATTTTGATTTCCTTGTCCTTAAAGCACAGTAAAAATCTCCTGAGAGTCTCAAACCATGATTGCCTAGGTTCTTAAATGTACAGTGTTTGATTTGGACAAATTTGTTACTTTCAGTTCCTGTTTCCTTTTCTAAGTTGACTTCAGAAATAGACTAGTATTAATAGAACCCAATCTCAAGATCCCTCTTTAAATTTATATCACAACCTAAGCAGCCAGCCAGCTCTGTGCTGCCTCCTCCTGGATCCCTTTAATTGTCAAGAATTAAAAGGTGAAGAAAGTATtctttcagagaaagagaaaaggaaagcaaagaaaaatcaccagcaaccaacaacaacaaatgaacctCAAGTTATTGTGAAGCCTTAAGTTccaaatgttaaatttttttaaaaagcctctaaCCACACAGTCTAGACCAGTTTCGTTCTCTGTCACTCACAGTCCCCTCAATTCCTTTCTAAGTCTCAAAATGAAGCATTCGGACATAATCATCTAGGGAGATATAAGAAGGAAATTTGtccactttccttccaatgagcagtACTATCAAAACAGCTCTTGCGTTTTCAGAGAAACTCCAAACCCCCTCCCTCATCCTTGTCTTCATTTTGGATTCTGACACATCCCCAGCATCCTCTTTGCAAAGTGCATTTGAGAGAAATAGGATGGGTGAAAAAGGCTGGAAAGGGAAGCCGGCACAGACCTAGAGAGCCAGTGACTAATTATAAATCAGGATTTTTCAATACAACATGACAAAGAGTTGTGACATTGAAAATACTTCCCATATATTACTTTGTATAAAAGAAACTTGCTTTGACctcattttcttctcattatCCCTCTTCTCCTGTATCACCTGTTGCaggttttttgtttctgtcttctttttattggatttacatgttttcttAGTGTCCTTTATACATTagttctccttttccctttgcaCTGCTTAGTACATTGtgcaaatgtatattttaaagtttcccaGTCACCGCCGCGGCCGCCCCCTCGTCCTCAGTCATGCCAAAGCGTGAGCGCTCCGGGGATGTGACCCGTGAAGGCTGCTCTAACGCAGTCGCTCGAGTCGTCAACAAGCTAGGAGGAGTTCAGTTTGACATTGACCTGCCCAACAAAAAGGTCTGCATCAGCTCTGAGCACGGCGTGGACGCTTTGCTGGAGACCCTGGGGAAAACAGGAAAGGCTGTCTCCTACCTTGGCCCCAAGTAGAGAGGACCCATCCGGCAGCCTGTAGGATGGACCCACATGGGCAGGACGCTGATCCTCGCTGGCCTTCCAGACAGATCTAGGACCTGGCAATCCCTCTCAGCGATGGTAGTTCCTGCGGAGACCCTCATTTACCCTGCTCCTCTGTAGCTCTCCTGCAATAAAGTCAAGCCGATTTTGctggtgaaaaaaataaataaataaagtttctcaTACTTTTTGTTCTTGAATAGAAATTGGGCGAGAGGAGGTTTATGATACAAGAAATTTGTGTTAGAGTCGTTGTCTGCCTCAGTAGTGAAATAGTGCCTTCTAGTGTTTGCaattgactgagcgacttcactttcccttttcactttcatgcactggagaaggaaatggcaacccgctccagtgttcttgcctggagaatcccagggacgggggagcctggtgggctgccgtctatggggtcgaacagaggccgacacgacagaagcgacttagcagcagcagcagcagcagtgtttacaATAACATTTTGTGTTTGCACCATTTCATTTGATAAGTAAAAGTATTATCTTGTAATACTTTTgcgttttatagttttcctaccatactttaaaatatatagttggcattattatctttattttggaGATTTAAAAACCAGaatcataaaacatttatttaatgctGACTTGATGATAGCACTTAGACCAAACATATGAAAGGATTAGAAAAATGTATTCTATTCAATGGATTCCCCATTCAGCTGCTACCAGTCACCAACCAGTCACGAGACAGATCATGGATATGATTCATGATACTGCGAAGTCCACTaaaaatgccatagacagagaATTGCAAAAGCTGGTCTTCTGAAAGCAACATGAACAGGAAATATTACGAAAGAGTTGCTCAAACTTTCTATCCTTCAAGGTAACACTTTTAGGAATGAGTTGATTGACATGTATTCTTTGGTTCTGCTGTTCCTGAGTCACCTCTCTTTCTCCTGGAACAAGCCATGTATTTTAGAGAAAAGCAGTGCTCTCAGAGAGGCAGATATATTCTTAAGAGGTTTATCAGATGTGAGAAGTTAGCTGTTGCCTAGTATTTCCCAACTTCTTGTGGATTTGCATAAGCATTCCCCGAAATAGATTCTTATTTGTTGACTATTCTGAAGACATGAGGAATAAGTATGTACACGTGCATATCTATGGTATGATATTAGTGTCCTTCCGAGAAACAGAACCattaagatgtgtgtgtgtgtatttataattataaagaGAATTATTACAAGGAATCAGCTCATGTGATTGTGGGAGCTGAGAAGTCTCAGGATCTGGAGGGGGAGTAGTTAAGCTGGAAGCCCAGGAGAGCTGATGTACTTCTAGTCCAAGTTGAAAGGAACAAGAACCAGGAGAGTTAATGTTTCAGTTCCAGTCCAAAGGCTGGCAGGCTTGAGAACCAGAAAGAGTTGATGTTTCAGTCTCAAGGTAGGAAAAAATCTCTCTGACTTGAAGGAAGTTCAGCCTTTTAatctattcaggccttcaactgattagatAAGGCCCACTCTCTCAATTAGGGGGAAATCTGCATTACTTAatctactgattcaaatgttaatcttacCCAGAAACACCATCATATATACACCCAGAATAATGCTTGACCAAATACCTGGGCACCCTGTGGCCCCATCAAATAGAGGTATAGAATTTACCATCACAGGTATTATCAACATAcacaaattaaaatatgtttatttctttgtccTGCATACTCCTTAAAATGTTTCCAGAACCATGGTTTTATAACAAGGGTATGACTCCAGTATTTGTATCTTATTACTTCCTTTATTCAAAGTAGCATACTGTACAGTCTCTACATGAGTTATTATAGACGGCACCCTTGCTTTGCAAATAACTATATATACAAAGAATATGaagataacatttattgaataccaaCCATCTATTTGGAATTAGCTATGTGTTTATatgtttaattctcacaacaatcaTTTGAAATAGGTAAGATTActatcattttgaaaatgaaaagacagaccctgagaagttaaataacttggccCAAAGTTGCACAGTTAGGAAGTGGTAGAACCAAAATATGATTAGAAATATCTGACTAAAACCCCATATGCTTTCTATCCCAATTTGTTATCATTAATAAGCTATATGACTGAAGGCAAACTAacttctctaggcctcagttttctcatttgcaaaatgactATGACCTAGATGATTTCTTAGGTCTCAATGGTTAGGCGGAGATTTCAAATTGTCTATGCAGTATCAATCAACCTGTTCTTCCTTACCAATAGAATGGGGATAAACTCATTTGGCATTCATACTTCCTTTTGCTTTTCACCTTTACCCCTATTCCTTCCTGGAATACAGACATAATGCTAGAAGAGAAGCATTATGTCCCAATTTCTTGGtgcaatatttgttttctacTGTTTCTCCTAGTTAATGATTTTTTCAGCTCAATCCCAGAAGGCAATGTTGGCCTTTGAAACAGAGGGTCGCTGTTTCACACAGTCCACTCCAGGGCAGAAGCAAGACAATTataagtataaaaaaataaatatacatatatttaaagccATAGGTTTCTCGTGAATTCAGGGAAAACTTTTTCATTaaattggaaaatacagaaaagtaataAATAAGAAGCTTGTTATTCCATAATTAAGAGAAAGAgcagggacttacctggtggtctagtggttaagaatccgccttgcaatgcaggggatgagggttccactccaggttggggaactaggaccccatgtgccacagggcagctaagcctgtgtgctatgACAAAGAGcctgcccacacaccacaactaagaccccatgcagcaataaaaaaataattattaaaaagagagaaagataaaacCACTTTTGAATTGGTGCTGTATTTGGCTTCCACTTCTGCTCATAGTGGAATAATTAACCATAAAACAGCACAAAACATATTAAACAACTATTTTTAGAGTGTACAGTAGACAGCATAGATTGCAGTTTCTGAAAGAAAGGATACTCATGAGGTGAGTTCCATGATTGAGCAGCTCTCTGCCTGGGAACAATTTTCTAATTATAGTACAGACAGCTTGAATCTGAGCAGAGAATAGAGATCTTGCTGAACTGAGGCAGATACGAGAGTCTGCGGCCTCTGAGTTGGCTAAAATCTGTGGGGCAATGCATTAGAGAGGAACAAGCTATACAAAAAGGAGGCTCCAGATATATGTACATAGATATATAAtcataagtatataaatatatatatagatagatagatctagatatataaatatatgtagctATGTATCTCCTGTCTATCTAGACAGAGAATACATTTGCTAAAATTTAACAACCATTCATGCCATAAATTCTCATCAAATTAAGAATTGAAGAGAGTTTCCTTAGTCTGAGTAGACACATGTACAAACACTGCAGCTtgtatcatacttaatggtggaCTAGGGAAAGCTTTCCCTCTGAGATTGGACAGAAAGATAGAATACCCACATTCACCACTTCTATTACTATTATATAAGAGGTATTAGTTAATGCaataggcaagaaaaaaaaagatggagagtCAAAGGAAATGTAAAGCTGCTTCTATTTGCAGATTATATGATTGATTTGTTACGCAGAAGATCATAGGGAATACACAGTAAAGTGTTTTAATTATTAAACAAATTTAGCAAGGAAGCAGAGTTAAAGAATCAATGGATGTCAACATCTTAGCAACAAACTAttggaaaatacaaaaactaaatactatttttgttgttgttgtttagtcgttgtgttcaactctttgcgaccttaaggacagtccaccaggctcctctgtctattgggtttctcaggcaaggattctggggtgagttgccattcccttctccaggatatcttcctgacccagggatcaaacctgaatctcctgcattggcaggagaattctttaccattgagacaCCAGTGATGTCTAAATACTATTTATGAAGCATTAAAAAATAACGTTATTACAGAGTTCCCTGATGGCCTACTGGTTAGGATtccgggctttcactgccatggcccaggttcaattgctggtcagggaactaggatcttgAAAATTgcatggcatagccaaaaaatgaaaaaataataataacatgtatgctatgtgctcagtcactcagttgtgtccaattctttgtgaccccatggactgaagcccgctgggctgctctgtccatggaaatttccaggcaagaatactggagagggttgccatttcctcctccaaaggatctttctgaccctgtgTCCCtagagtctcttgcattggcaggtgaattctttaccactgtgtcacccaGAACATAATCAGGAATGAATGTAACAAAAAGTGCCCAAGACCTCTCCATTGCAAAAGAGtaaaacatgactgagagaaattaaggatataaataatagaaaaatatatgataTTCATGCACTGGAAAACTCAAAATTGTTAAGATGTCCGTTatccccaaattgatctacagcATCAGTACAATCTTAATCAAAAATTTTGAAGACTCTTTGGAGTCttcaaaactgattttaaattttataagaaatacattaaactaaaatagccaaaacaatgtTGGATATCTTATTGTTTCAACATTATTTGTTGAAACAGTTTCCTTCCCTCATTGGATTGTTTTGATGCCTttgcttaaaaaaaggaaaaagtgatgTTATAAGTGTGGATCTATTTGGGGGCTCTCTCTTTTATACTATTGATCtacttactgatttttttaatgcCAGGACTAGACCATTTTGATTGGCTTATATAAGGCTGTTGTTTCTGAGTATGTTTCTTGAGTCTGTACAGGGCAGGTACTCAGAGAAGAAAGATGGATGTGAACTGGGGGAGGCAAGAACAAGCTGAAATCTGTGAAGTTAACAGGATGGACTGGAACTGAGATGAGTCTTTTATCACTTCCAAGTTTCCAACTTTAAGGATGAGGGTATAATGCAAGGAATAAACTGGTGACTTTTATTGAAGGGCTACTCAGGCATCTTCCCCAGGAGGTGGAGAAGCTGGTGGAGGAGATCTGGCAGGAGCTAAAGTAGCTGTTAGTCTGTCTGCTGCCCCACACCAGCAGCATGAGCCAGCAGATAAGAGACAACTCTAATACTTGCTAGTACTCTGCACTAACATTACAATTATACAAAGAAGATGGCTGCTACTGCACTTTTGCCTTCTAAATCTCATGCAAAAAATCCCTCATGGTCATGGAGCTATGTGTTGGGCAACAATTCTCCATGGTTCTCTTACTCTTCTGTATATCTTGAGAAAAAGGCAATATCAGATTGTATTATAGTGAACAGCCTCGGAGGAGAGAGATAGTGTCTTGCTCTGGGATAGAGGGCAGATTGCCTTACTCTGCAGTATAACCAGACAATAATGTAATGTCACCTTCCAAGGCAAAGGTTGAGCAGATTTGCTTGCGttgcatactcagttgctcagtcgtgtccgactttttgcaacccttatggactgtggcctgccaggctcctctgtccatgggattctccaggcaagactactggagtggattgccatttcctcatccagggtatcttcctaacccacgtCTGGATgcagcccacgtctcctgcattgacagatggattctttaccactgagccacctgggaagcctatatttGCTTGCAATCCATTACAAAAGattgggaggttttttttttttttgtgtgtgtgtgtgtgtgtgtgtgtgtgtgtgtgtgtgtgtgttttggtcaGGGTGGGGACACAAAAGGAGCTGTATGAACAAGAAGCTTATGCAGCCTGCTATGTTGTGGGTAACGAAATCCTCTAACTGTAACCTTggagtctcatgtcttctgccagATTCATGAACTGTGGCAGACTTTTACATGCACAGAATCTcaagactctttgtgacactatgcaCAGAAATGAATTCTGGGAAATGTGGTTCCAGCTTAGCTAAATTGACAACATAAATCCAGTGCAGAGGgccagggagagagaagggggaggagagtCACAAATGTGGCAAAAAGTTAGCACATGATATATCCAGAATAAAGCTATGTCAGTATACATTGTACTATTCTTTCAAgtgaaattttacaaaatataagGAGGGAAAATCACTCAGACTGCTATGTAAGATAGTAGAGTGGGAAGAATTGAAGCAGGAGTACTAGCTAGCAAGCTATCGAAATCACAAACCAGAAATCTAGTGCCAATACTTCCGTCAGGACCTAGGCTAATACAATAATCTcctagatgcaaaaaaaaaaaaaagaaagaaaaaataataatctccTAGATGGTGATTCTGTCTTGAGTCCAACTCTCTGTAAGTTATCCTCCATATTGCTGGATGCCAGGATGATTTTCAAAGATCCTTCTCTGACCAGTCATTTCTCCATTCAAAACCatccagttgttgttcagtcactaagt
It encodes:
- the LOC133071793 gene encoding copper transport protein ATOX1-like — translated: MPKRERSGDVTREGCSNAVARVVNKLGGVQFDIDLPNKKVCISSEHGVDALLETLGKTGKAVSYLGPK